Proteins from a single region of Nasonia vitripennis strain AsymCx chromosome 5 unlocalized genomic scaffold, Nvit_psr_1.1 chr5_random0006, whole genome shotgun sequence:
- the LOC116417923 gene encoding uncharacterized protein F54H12.2-like yields MAFLHSHSTECMSIELDLFTLPATQTSIESSRFLHYKPVSSLSDDVDAPLEFVVPAGSEHYFDLAHTMLHVQAKIVPTDEANATTEDLKVRPINNFMHSMFNQIDVFFNQKIVSPPINAYPYRAYIETLLNYAPAAKESHLTTSLWYDDISGGFDSPANAVSTATAPMIVNKGLENRKYFTQNRRYFDMIGHLYHDLFNQDKMLINGVEMRVRLVRSKDAFCLMDATTDGKFKLSIKEATLIVRRVKISPGVLLAHAQALSKTTAKYPITRVEVKSFTLHSGILGDSIDNVIHGQLPKRIILGFVENKAFNGNRALNPFNFQHFSINYISLYVDSVQIPSKPLQPRFTGLDKLYLDAFQTLYTGTGVHFLNEGFGINSYNYYKGNFLTAFDLTPDLSAHCATHWNLVRSGSIRIEVRFETALLTAINCIVYAEYDNVLEVDSSRQIVTDFSA; encoded by the coding sequence atggcatttttacaTTCTCACTCGACGGAATGCATGTCCATCGAGCTGGATCTTTTCACGCTTCCAGCCACCCAAACGTCCATTGAAAGCAGCAGATTTCTGCATTATAAGCCTGTGTCGTCTCTTAGCGACGATGTCGACGCACCATTGGAATTTGTCGTGCCGGCAGGTAGCGAGCATTACTTTGATCTGGCTCACACTATGCTTCATGTTCAAGCTAAAATCGTACCCACTGACGAGGCTAACGCAACGACCGAAGACCTTAAAGTCCGACCGATCAACAATTTCATGCATTCAATGTTCAATCAGATtgacgtttttttcaatcagaaAATTGTTTCGCCGCCTATTAACGCCTATCCTTACAGAGCGTACATCGAGACGCTTCTCAACTACGCTCCGGCTGCTAAAGAGTCACATCTTACAACGAGTCTGTGGTACGACGACATAAGCGGCGGTTTCGATTCGCCAGCTAATGCAGTGAGCACTGCCACAGCACCTATGATCGTGAACAAAGGGCTGGAAAATcgcaaatattttacacagaATCGACGATACTTTGACATGATTGGACATCTATATCACGACCTCTTTAATCAGGATAAAATGCTGATTAATGGCGTAGAAATGCGCGTACGTCTAGTGAGGAGTAAGGATGCTTTTTGTCTGATGGACGCGACAACCGatggaaaattcaaactcAGCATCAAAGAAGCTACACTCATAGTTCGCAGAGTAAAAATCAGTCCTGGAGTTTTACTGGCTCATGCGCAAGCATTATCGAAAACCACGGCTAAATATCCCATAACGAGAGTCGAAGTTAAGTCGTTTACTCTTCACTCGGGAATATTGGGCGATTCGATCGACAACGTCATTCACGGTCAGCTGCCAAAGAGAATAATCTTGGGCTTTGTGGAAAACAAAGCATTCAACGGAAACCGCGCGTTAAAcccttttaattttcaacacttctctataaattatatttctctCTACGTCGACAGCGTACAAATTCCAAGCAAACCTTTGCAGCCACGTTTCACGGGTCTCGACAAACTCTACCTTGACGCTTTTCAAACACTTTACACGGGCACAGGCGTGCATTTTCTCAACGAAGGTTTTGGCATCAATAGCTACAACTATTACAAAGGCAATTTTTTGACGGCCTTCGATCTCACTCCTGATTTATCGGCACACTGTGCCACACATTGGAATCTCGTGCGCTCGGGTAGCATACGCATAGAAGTGAGATTTGAGACGGCTCTTCTCACTGCTATCAACTGTATCGTTTACGCAGAGTACGACAACGTTCTGGAAGTCGACTCTAGCCGCCAAATCGTAACGGATTTTAGCGCTTGA